From the genome of Salvia splendens isolate huo1 chromosome 7, SspV2, whole genome shotgun sequence:
GTTAAGGAGGCAGCGTTTACAAGGAAAAGGGCTAAGGAGGCATTGGAGCACGTTGCGCTTTTGGTGCATAAGGAGAAGGCGAGGAGGAAAGAAGTAGGGCTTCGTGACGTGGCTGGGCGGGGATACGGTGGAATTGCCAGCAATGGTGGTGTTAAATTTGAGGCTGAGGTTAGTGCAAATCATGGTGTTAGGAATCGCAATAGTGTCGTGCCTAGTGTTTCGCAGCCGTTTGTAGCTGTGGAGGAGAAAATGAGCAGTAATGTAGTAGTGAATGTGGATAGAGATAACTCTAATCAGGTGTTGGCCGCATTGACTGCTGTTGAGttgagagagaatgagaaaatggGGGTTGGAATGACTGCACAGGTTGAGAGATCAGGGATAGGTCATGCCAGTGATGGCCATACCCAGATGGATGTTGATGAAGGTGGAATGAGGCTGAATGTTGGGGAAAATGCAGGACTGGTTGAAGATAGCAGTACTAGTCGTGCAGATATGGAGACCGATGCAGGAGATGTCAATAATCATGGGGAGAAACAGCTTGATGGTGTGAATAATGAGGTAAATTTGGTTCAACCTGGGGAGAATTTGGTGCAGAATAAGGTAATGGATAAGGATGGAGAACATGTTAATGGTGGCCGGGCATAGTCCAAGAACTTCATCAGATAGCTCAAAGGTGTTGAGGTGGGCAATGGGGTCAAATTTGTAGCTGAGTTTGCTGCACTAGTTTtggttttttttatgttaatgATGATTTTCCCTTCTTGCAGGGGTGTGGCTGTATTCAAATGCTTGTTTTGGAGAGGATTTGCCTGAAGGTGGTAGATCATCATGTAAGTTGGTTCTCATTTAGATGATTAATTTTTATATCTGTTTCTGTGTTGGTTGGCATCATATGATTGCAAATGCAACATTAAATCAAGATCTCTCTGTATTGGTTgttgttgattttgttggtcTAAGGTAAAGTATTTTAGTGTAGCTATGGATGTTCAGACAGAGACTACTATTATTTTGAGGCTGTGCTTAATCAATAGatttgcaactttattttgtgacTGTACCCAACTGAGGCTGTCCATTTTGATTTCTTGCTTTTCTTTCGTCTCATAAAGTATCTTATACGCATAAACTTCGTGCGTGTATAACTGTATACTATGTCCAATATTTCAAAGCCAAATTACAATTGTATGTAACGTAGGAATAACTGAATCCTTGGACGACTATTCTGCTGAATCTTTGAATGGGGTTGTGTTCTTTAGAGAATCAGTTAAtggtaattaattttaaaatgtagAATTATGATTTAGTAGGGTTAAATTTATAAATGGTCATTATGGggtgttatattgctaattcaatacttaattgctacctacaactaaataataactattagatattcaaattaagggcttagatcatcagccccggaatgtcaatatgatcaacaaaaaacgtcaataagagTATTAAGgttaatttacaacaaattagttgtaactaacttttgaaaaatatctcataactttaaaatctATATAActttctcaatttaaattattttttcgcacaatatatattaaattaaagataCTTTCATAAGAATtttaacgagatctcacttgcatgtgtaccgatgtcaaaatttgaattttttttttaaaatttgaattttttcatacagtaacaaatgtcaacatgatatataaaaaatgttaatataatacatgtagaatgtcaatataattaAGGGATAACTGCCTTCAAAGTCACAAACTTTTCCCGAATTCCGTTTTTTCCCACGAGctttaaaattggcgtataaagtcacgaactttgcATTTAGTCTGGTATTTCCCAACCCGACCCGACCCTGTGTTTTCCGGCAACTCAAAATCCTATGTGGCATGCCTGAATATTGACGTGTCCGGCATCGGAAAATcgtaaaacgacgtcgttttacgCAGCTGCTTCCTCCCTTCCTCCGCCAGCCCTCTTCCTCCGCCGCCCAGCACCGCCACCAGCTCCATCGTCGACAACGCCACCACCAGCTCCGCAACGCCTGAAACCTCTCTCCCTGTGTCGCCAAGTCCCCCACCGCAGTCTGAATCCTCCCAGCCACGTTCCTCAGCCAATCGTACCTCCGGACTCCCGCTCGTAGCCAAGGTGTAAACATTATCGTAACATAATCACGACAACTTCACCATTCGCTTTAACTCCATATTTAcatatttctctctctataaAAGCTTCACCAGTCTTCTTCTATTCcaacactctctctctcaaaatttCTACTAGAATCAGTAAAAAAATTAGAGACAGACACAATTTTGAATTCAGCGGGAAATCGGAATCGCGGAAATGGTGAATATTCCGGCGAGGTTCGGAAGGATGGCGGTTGCCTTCGACGAGATGTCGAGAGATAGGTCGTTCGAGAGTGGCAGCAGCGAGCACTCCGCCGATTTGTCCGATCTCGTCAATTCCTTCTTCGAGAGAGAAATTAGGGAGCAGAGAATCGGCGGAGATGGCGATCGAAACAGAAATCCAGTTGAGATCGACGATGATGAATTTGAGAGTGATTCGCAGGATTccgggtttcatgattgtttgAGTAAATTGTTTGATCGCGACGACAGTGTAGGGAGAAGCATTTCTACTGCGGTGGAGAAGGCGATGGAAGTCGTCGGCGGCGAGGATTCGTCGCCGGAATTCAATCGGCGATGCTGGTGAGTTTTTTCATTAACCTTACTTCAAtctataaaaattgaaaacaataTAGTACTGTATGATTCTTTGTGTTTtaagttttttaaaattttatgttttttaattttttaattttgtgttttaagtttttttaaagtttttttattttgtgttttaagtttttttaagttttttctattttttgaattttgctttttaaatttatttctttaatttttttcagcGTCACTATATGATGCACATGTAAGCTGCCACGAGACGCCACATCATTTAAAAACGGCACGTCAGCTCAACATTTCGCCGGAAAAACAATCATGGGAAATCGGCGACTAAATgcaaagttcgtgactttatacgccaattttaaagCTCGTGGGAAAAATCGGAATTCGGACAAAGTtagtgacttttaaggcagttatccctataagtaatgtgttaacattcttaaagcattgtgttgatattttcgaaacactatattgacattttcatccgaaactctaatttggtagtttttttttatctttttcgatttaattaataaaaacgaaaattacacgtggcaaattgtagaccacacgttttctaaaatcttatggtcttaaattagttgtagttagcaattgtaggggtgagcaaaaaatcCGAAAACCGAATATCTGAACCGATTCaaactgaaaatttaaaattcggtTCGATttgttcggttcggttcggttttaaaatttgaaaatttttgattcGGCTCAGTcggagaaaaaatgaaaaaccgaattatatttaaatatttatatatatatatatatatgctattatttaattatactcAAAATTAAAACCCTAAATTGGAAGCTATCTTCACTTCAGTCCCGCTGCCTCCTCTCTCACTCTAACCCTAAATCCCTCCACCTCTCCACCACCAAGCCGTCGCCCCTCCATCGCCCAGCTCCGGTCCGACCTCGTCCACGCCGTCAGGGAGAGAGCTCAGAAGGTTTGTCTCAGGCACCACGCCGTCGAACTACGCCGATGGCCCTCCACAGCTTCACGTCGTCGTCTCCACAGCTCCAACTCAGACACTGGCTTTTGCACAGCTTATCAAGTCACGCTTTACATCTGAGCTTGTGACTTGGGCAGTTAATCAAACATTGGCTTTTGCACAACTTATCAAGATGGATGTTGTCGCGACTCCAGCAGCGTCTGGATGCCTAAGGATTGTTGCTAAGTGCATCCACATCTGCTTGGGGCACTCATTGCTGTTAGAGGATCGCAGATTGGCTCTTTGGCCGACTATGCTGTTTTTTTGGGGGATTTTCGGTTTGGTTTTTTGGTTTtcgattttttggtttttcagtttttccgtttttttatataatttcggGTTTTCGGTTTAATTCAGTTTTTGGTTTCGGTTTGGTTTCAGTTTTAGCCTAAATTTGATTTTTCGGATTAGGTTTGGTTTGGGCGAAAAACcaaaccgaaacccgaatgcacccCTGGCAATTGATGACTTCCCTAGTCACTATACGATGATGTTTGTATTAAACTAAATTTTACTAATTTGTTTCAGAATGGATACGAAACTTATACTTTATATCATTACTAGTTTAATTCAATATTAACCGAACCGAAACCTGAATGCGTGTGGCAATTGATGACTCCCCTAGTCACTATACGATGATGACAAATTTTACTAATTTGTTTCAGAATGGATACGAAACTTGTACTTTATATCATTACTAGTTTAATTCaatattttacttcattttattcCACATGTCAATCAATATTCCATACATCCCTTAATGCATAACTCTGGAAAATTCTTAGCTAAAATGTTTTCGTGGCTATTTTTAGTCTATTCTTTTATACGATTCTCTACATCGTCAAATTTGCATATTATATGGTCTATTGCAATATTACTCCCTTTCAACCATAGTGGAGAGTTTCTTTTTgacatgtaatataaaaaaatttgtattaaatgagttaagtaaatgatgaataaaataagaaatgaaaaaagtagggagataaaaaaagaataaagtaagatagagtaGATTAAAAAGAGAACAAATGTTGCCctaagagtatccacaatagcgcctagcgcaccgcctagccaagcgccggcgctaggcggtgcgctaggcgaactattgcagccgcctagccgatttcgcggaaaaaaatcgcctagcgctcggcggttccgcggcgctaggcggtgcgctaggcgatccgctaggcgctattgcagcgtccggatcgcctagcgcaccgcctagcgcgaatttttaaatttttttttattccgaaacactatatatacgcgacttgcctgtcattttcattcgcaccacttgtattaacgagtactctctctatttaaatttctgtacaagatcaacaacggtaaatggatctcaacaacgagcctacttcagggagtagcggatctcaaactcccccgatccccgtggaaggtggatggagtcagatgcacccatactacaacatgtacccgtggcagcagatgatgcccgggataccAGCGGGGGGGAGTCCACCGGGGGCGTTTCTggcgatgtcggggtgggcacccagtgtccagatgccggggtgggcacccggaatgcagatgatgcccgggggggtaccggcgacacaggggacgccgggggacgtctatcgccccagtgttgattttttgactggttcgtcgcacacatcgacgccaacggaggctgcgtctccggcccagtttgacactttctccttcgatgacttggggatagatctTTCCGGTAttccggatgctcccgttcaaacggggggcgcagggcggggtcggggcgccccaaagaagaaaggcaaggggaaaagggtcggcgagtcctcgcagccgggtgaggacgacaacgtggtacggaggaggtggacggacgcggagaacgtcgcgctgtccaaggcgtgggtgagtgtttgtgacgatcctctcgtttcgaacaaccagaggatcgtcaacttgtggggcaagatagcagcagcct
Proteins encoded in this window:
- the LOC121742145 gene encoding uncharacterized protein LOC121742145, with protein sequence MIIKSEPTTIPAATGCSNCGAHERRLLHQIRCRSGFKRACTTCVLRLHPQAFCPTCFLVYPPTLPNDVVRTCDKCYSHSHSHCVDTNGAPPPKPYICPLCVNPNAPIFKLKPVEDANLVIDNVRVQNCRVMDRDAAKMLLAAARIASTSMNKAAANAKNEAEKRVKEAAFTRKRAKEALEHVALLVHKEKARRKEVGLRDVAGRGYGGIASNGGVKFEAEVSANHGVRNRNSVVPSVSQPFVAVEEKMSSNVVVNVDRDNSNQVLAALTAVELRENEKMGVGMTAQVERSGIGHASDGHTQMDVDEGGMRLNVGENAGLVEDSSTSRADMETDAGDVNNHGEKQLDGVNNEVNLVQPGENLVQNKVMDKDGEHVNGGRA